From a single Ignavibacteria bacterium genomic region:
- a CDS encoding TonB-dependent receptor plug domain-containing protein, whose translation MRIIFTLFAVLLMATAVLPQGRSYTLSGVIAEAGSGEVLIGAYVALYKDSLKTGNPLRSVASNKFGFYSLPSVPEGKYYIFSGSLGFEPHKAVIDISGANQNIRLDINLNKSSILLSEVKVFAEKYEDFANTSGTVELDPELIQTLPSFGGETDIFRALQLLPGVSNSNELSAGIYVRGSSADQTLTLIDGVQVYNPSHLGGFASTFNSDAIQNIKLIKGAFPAQYGGRLSSVLDVTTREGSSEKFLGTFNFSNISSRFTVEGPLNEKATYILSARVMYLDKLLSLVPQADKFPRYGFYDANGKIHYKLSETDKLFITGFFSSDRLTEPPSSKDIGFDIGWKNSTLNLTWTKIYTSQIFTSTSMVYTYYDFKTAMKDKNPTKKDALDFFTSSFVNDFQLKTDIQVFLNQNNILQMGAEVTYHNFEVLTSDFYTNELKYAVNLGRSYKALEVALFAQDEITIFDELKANVGMRFYYFNEGKLYGWEPRLSLTWYLYDRLILRGAFSMANQPIHLLARNDVYLPTDVWFPSTPVVKPAKSMQGAVGFEATSADKTFLFTLEAYYKDLANLYEYKDDANFAYTSNYEKQLTVGRGEAWGLEMFFNKRIGTITGWFGYTLSWTKRYFDELNRSEPFYPQFDRRHDISIVLSWQPSEVLNFAATWNYSTGKAFPLPIMQYSFLNMSNPKDNLQEIFYEYSARDAFRLPAFHKLDLSANWILMWNNTKIELSLNIYNVYNRFNAFSKYVGYKTDEATGIKTPVLKQFTLYPFLPSIGIKIHF comes from the coding sequence ATGCGAATAATTTTCACGCTTTTTGCTGTACTTCTTATGGCAACCGCAGTTCTTCCACAAGGGAGGAGTTATACCCTTTCCGGAGTTATAGCCGAGGCAGGGAGCGGTGAAGTACTGATCGGTGCCTATGTTGCCCTTTACAAAGATTCCCTGAAGACCGGGAACCCCCTTAGATCAGTTGCCTCAAACAAATTCGGCTTTTATTCTCTCCCCTCTGTACCGGAAGGGAAGTATTACATTTTTTCCGGCTCCCTCGGTTTTGAACCCCACAAGGCAGTGATTGATATTTCAGGAGCAAACCAGAACATCCGCCTCGATATAAACCTCAACAAGTCCTCCATTCTTTTGAGCGAAGTGAAGGTTTTTGCAGAAAAATATGAGGATTTTGCAAACACTTCGGGTACCGTTGAACTCGATCCGGAACTGATTCAGACTCTCCCTTCTTTCGGAGGAGAAACCGACATTTTCAGGGCACTTCAACTTCTTCCGGGTGTCTCCAATTCAAATGAACTTTCGGCAGGCATTTATGTAAGAGGAAGTTCCGCCGACCAGACCCTTACTCTTATTGATGGTGTTCAGGTATATAACCCCTCTCACCTCGGCGGTTTTGCGAGCACATTCAATTCGGATGCAATTCAAAATATTAAACTGATAAAGGGGGCGTTCCCTGCGCAGTATGGAGGCAGGCTCTCAAGCGTTCTCGATGTAACGACGAGGGAGGGTTCTTCCGAAAAGTTTCTCGGTACATTCAATTTCTCAAATATCAGCAGCCGTTTCACCGTCGAAGGTCCTTTGAACGAGAAGGCGACCTACATTCTTTCTGCAAGAGTGATGTACCTCGATAAACTCCTTTCGCTTGTTCCGCAGGCTGACAAGTTTCCGAGATACGGTTTTTATGACGCAAACGGAAAAATTCATTACAAGCTTTCAGAAACCGATAAACTATTCATTACCGGTTTCTTCAGCAGCGACCGCCTTACAGAGCCACCATCGAGTAAGGATATCGGATTCGATATCGGGTGGAAAAACTCGACCCTCAACCTGACCTGGACAAAAATATATACTTCACAGATTTTCACCAGCACTTCGATGGTTTACACCTACTACGATTTCAAAACCGCGATGAAGGATAAAAACCCGACAAAAAAGGACGCTCTCGACTTTTTTACCTCCTCTTTTGTGAACGATTTTCAGTTAAAAACGGACATTCAGGTTTTCCTTAACCAGAACAATATACTTCAGATGGGTGCCGAGGTTACATACCACAATTTTGAAGTACTGACAAGTGACTTCTATACTAACGAACTGAAGTATGCCGTGAATCTTGGAAGAAGCTACAAAGCCCTCGAAGTTGCTCTTTTTGCACAGGATGAAATCACAATATTTGACGAGCTCAAGGCTAATGTCGGGATGCGTTTCTACTATTTTAACGAAGGAAAGCTTTACGGATGGGAGCCCCGGCTTTCCCTTACCTGGTATTTGTATGACAGGCTGATTCTTCGCGGTGCCTTCTCGATGGCAAACCAGCCGATTCACCTCCTCGCAAGGAACGATGTGTATTTGCCGACTGATGTATGGTTCCCCTCGACACCCGTGGTAAAACCAGCCAAGTCGATGCAGGGAGCAGTCGGTTTCGAAGCCACGAGTGCCGATAAAACCTTCCTTTTCACTCTTGAAGCATATTATAAAGATCTCGCGAATCTCTACGAATATAAAGATGACGCCAACTTTGCCTACACTTCCAACTATGAAAAACAGCTCACCGTCGGAAGAGGTGAAGCATGGGGTCTGGAAATGTTCTTCAACAAGAGAATCGGCACCATCACAGGGTGGTTTGGATATACCCTCTCATGGACAAAGAGATATTTCGACGAACTCAACCGAAGCGAACCGTTCTACCCTCAGTTTGACAGACGACACGATATTTCGATTGTACTGAGCTGGCAACCATCGGAGGTACTTAATTTTGCTGCCACCTGGAACTACTCAACCGGGAAGGCTTTCCCCCTCCCTATTATGCAATATTCCTTCCTGAATATGAGCAATCCAAAAGATAATCTGCAGGAAATTTTTTATGAGTACTCAGCCCGCGACGCTTTCAGACTCCCTGCTTTCCACAAACTCGACCTCAGCGCAAACTGGATCCTTATGTGGAATAACACAAAAATCGAACTGTCTCTGAATATCTACAATGTTTACAACAGATTCAATGCGTTCTCCAAATATGTCGGTTATAAAACAGATGAAGCAACCGGAATAAAAACCCCTGTGCTGAAGCAGTTTACCCTCTATCCGTTTTTACCGTCAATTGGGATAAAAATACACTTTTAA
- a CDS encoding DUF4249 family protein: MNYEFFSSRVWLFVLIFAGVFLSGCEQVVGEEEFPYEMKLVIRGLLEDGQDIKDIYIGRTLPVAVPFRGDFANLTNAVVSIKVDTLRYILKHTRDGLYSAPNGVKARAGKTYELLVSWESLSAGAVTKIPEAGTIGGVFLLNSVNDTGKSIKVMSADITPRGDEAYAVTWLAFTQTGQIYTEDNKYNVVVKRLPNVNTTTIQAQSAEITPSYLARPQDLGVGIYVYDGSFYDYYKTKGSSKLSDAVFGQPSTSVRWNILGDGIGMFVGRSKTTRQISSLQ, translated from the coding sequence ATGAATTATGAATTTTTCAGTTCCCGGGTTTGGTTGTTTGTGCTCATTTTTGCGGGTGTGTTCCTTTCCGGTTGTGAGCAGGTGGTGGGAGAAGAAGAGTTTCCATATGAAATGAAGCTTGTGATAAGAGGATTGCTCGAAGACGGACAGGATATTAAAGATATTTACATTGGCAGAACGCTCCCCGTGGCGGTACCGTTCAGAGGTGATTTTGCAAACCTGACAAATGCCGTCGTCTCCATTAAGGTCGATACACTTCGCTACATCCTGAAGCATACCCGTGACGGTTTGTACTCGGCACCCAATGGTGTGAAAGCAAGAGCGGGAAAAACCTACGAATTGCTGGTTTCCTGGGAAAGCCTTTCAGCAGGTGCAGTTACTAAAATACCTGAGGCGGGAACCATTGGTGGCGTTTTCCTCCTCAATTCCGTGAATGACACGGGTAAATCAATAAAAGTGATGAGTGCCGATATTACCCCAAGGGGTGACGAAGCCTACGCAGTCACCTGGCTGGCTTTTACTCAAACAGGGCAGATTTACACCGAGGACAACAAATACAATGTGGTTGTAAAGAGGCTTCCCAATGTAAATACAACAACAATTCAGGCACAGTCGGCGGAAATAACACCTTCATACCTCGCCCGTCCACAGGATCTTGGTGTCGGTATTTATGTTTATGACGGCTCCTTTTACGACTATTATAAAACCAAAGGTTCGAGCAAACTTTCGGATGCTGTTTTTGGGCAGCCGTCCACTTCAGTAAGATGGAATATCCTGGGTGACGGCATAGGGATGTTTGTGGGCAGATCGAAAACCACTAGACAAATCAGTTCTTTGCAGTAG